Below is a genomic region from Acidimicrobiales bacterium.
GACCTGCTCCGCAGTACGTCATTCCATACCACCTGCCCGTTCAAAGGCGAGGCCTCCTACTTCTCTGTGGAGATCGACGGACGAACCCACGACGGCATCGTGTGGAGTTACGAGACACCGAAGCCCGAGGCCTCTGATATCGGCGGGATGCTGTCCTTCTATCCAGACCGGACTGAAATCACTCTTGATGGCGAATTGCTAAATGCCTGAGTGACTGCCGGGGCGGCTCAGTTTCTCCCGAGGACGTCGACGAGTTCGCCTTGCGGGCCGAGCAGGGTTTGACGCCATTCAGCGATGAGTGCCGTGGTATCCCGGTCGGTCGGGTGGAACCCGCGTCGGGGTCACGCAACAACGAGAGTTGCCCCGCCCGGACTCGGTGGGCGGGCGGTATCGGGACTGAGCCGGCGCGCCACCGCCGCGACGATTTCGTCACGATCACTCGGCCAGGGTCCGCGACCTCACGGGACAGCGCTTCAGGGAAATCCACTCACCCACCGCGCCAGTGAACCGATCAGATCTTGATGGCTGCCACGACGGCGCCCATCATGGCGGCGAACAACACAGCCATGACGCTCATCACCGACACCAGCAGCGAGCGGAACTCACGGAATGTCTCGTCGAAGCGCCGATTGACTTCAGCGAATCCGGATCGCATCTGAACGTCCAGGGTGTCGAGCCGGCGGTCGACCTCGGTGAATCGCTCGTCGATGCGCCCGAATTGCTCGTCGATGCGCCCGAATTGCTCGTCGATGCGTGCGAACCGGTCGTCGATGCGCGCGAACCGGTCGTCGATGCGGTCGAACCGCATATCCACGCGGGTCTCCAGAGCGTCCAGGTCGCGTTTGGTGGCCACGTCCGCCCAGCCGACCGGCGGCAGGTGCTCCATCAGCACCGTGGCCTCCTTGGGGCCCAACACTTGCTCCAGCCGCTGGTAGAGATGGTGGCGACTCTCCTCGCTGATAGCCACGAAAGCCTCCTCGGTGAATCGGGTCAGAGAGAACTCGTCCCGTTCTCCGAGGGGCTTTTCCCAGTGTACGCACGGTCTGCGACACCAACGGCCGTCAATCCATCAAACGGCTGATCTCGTCACGCTCAGGCCAGGCAACCGGCTCGCCGCTCGTTTCGAGCACCCCTTCGCCCGCCTCCGCCACCGCGATCACCGCTGCTCGATGTCCGGCCTGTGCAAACGCGTTCGCGGCGGTGTCGGCCACCGAGGCGTCGAAGGCTGCCAGCAGCGAACCAGAAGCGAGGGTCGCCCACGGATCGACGCCGACGGCCCGGCAGACCTCGAGCGCCGGCTCCCACCACAACACCTGGTCGCGATCCACCCGTAGGCGGACTTTCGAAGCTGCCGCCATCTCGTGCAGACCCGCCGCCAGACCGCCCTCGGTCGGGTCGTGCATCGCCGTCGCTCCCAGATCGGCTGCCAGCAGCGCTGCGTCCACGACGGAGATGCCCGGCCTATCCAACGCCGCCTCCACGGCCTCGAGCACCTCCGGGTCGAGCCCGCCCAGCTTCGTGGAGAACCCCGACGCCAGCACGGCCGCCCCCTCCACAGGCGCAACACCGACTTGGAAGACAACCTGGCCTTCGCGCACACCACCGGTCGTCACGAAACGACGGTCCTCCGCGAATCCGATCATCTGCCCCACGACCACAACCTGGCGGACGGCAGCCGTCACCTCGCTATGACCGCCCACCAAAGCGACACCGCACCCGGCCAGTGCCTCACCCAGCTGCGCGAACAGCGCCGCCGTCTCCGGCTCGGTGGACCCCGGTGGCAGCAGCACCGTGGCCAGGAACCAGCGCGGCCTGACGCCGGTGACGGCTACGTCGTTGGCGTTGACCGTAACGGCGTAACGGCCGAGGTCCCGCCCGACAAGAGTGACCGGATCGGTGGACACGACCAGGACACCGCCTGGCAGGTCGATGGCGCAGGCGTCCTCACCCACCGCCGGCCCGAGCAGGACATCAGCGGTGCGAGAGCCCTCTGCAGCAGCCAGCAGACGGCCGAGCAGCAAAACCGGCAGCTTGCCGATTCCCAGCGTCCGTGCGGCACACATGACTCGAGCATCGTATGGCCCAACAGGGAAAAGACCGCCCGGTCGCGAGCTGAACGCCGGGCTTCGGGTCCACGCCCCCGGCAGTTCTCTGGTCGATCAGATCTTGATGGCT
It encodes:
- a CDS encoding DUF427 domain-containing protein, producing the protein MSVGHTINIVPSKAHVEVRLDGNLLASTDRAMRLEETGLPPRYYLPRDDVRMDLLRSTSFHTTCPFKGEASYFSVEIDGRTHDGIVWSYETPKPEASDIGGMLSFYPDRTEITLDGELLNA
- a CDS encoding AIR synthase-related protein — encoded protein: MCAARTLGIGKLPVLLLGRLLAAAEGSRTADVLLGPAVGEDACAIDLPGGVLVVSTDPVTLVGRDLGRYAVTVNANDVAVTGVRPRWFLATVLLPPGSTEPETAALFAQLGEALAGCGVALVGGHSEVTAAVRQVVVVGQMIGFAEDRRFVTTGGVREGQVVFQVGVAPVEGAAVLASGFSTKLGGLDPEVLEAVEAALDRPGISVVDAALLAADLGATAMHDPTEGGLAAGLHEMAAASKVRLRVDRDQVLWWEPALEVCRAVGVDPWATLASGSLLAAFDASVADTAANAFAQAGHRAAVIAVAEAGEGVLETSGEPVAWPERDEISRLMD